The following are encoded in a window of Amycolatopsis lexingtonensis genomic DNA:
- a CDS encoding wax ester/triacylglycerol synthase family O-acyltransferase: MDRLSPLDAAFLEIEDEDPSSSLAIASVAIAEGPAPAQEEFTAAVLARLAGIPRYHQKVRTVPFDLGPPVWVDDPEFDPAAHFGRVSLPAPHDRAALNELVALLMGERLERERPLWEFWVIEGLPDGRWAILSKVHHALADGLAATRLQTILFGTTPAAPEPAAEAPDPGGVNLLLDAAGKLLRTPWDQARLLLRQARHPNRLARRVSDVALGLASMASALLPASPSPLTGPLGRDRRYSTVSVPLAEVKAVARAFDVTVNDVLLAAVTGGLRELLLQRGETLAADSVRSLVPVSVRTGTDLDNEVSLLLPLLPVDLADPVQRLLRIHHRLGTLKAGTEAAAGALLTATAAREPFAPVAWAIRAAAHLPQRNIVTVTTNVRGPAEPLSALGRPIVEMYPYVPIALRVRIGVAMLSYAGQVTFGITSDADAVPETDVLVKGIEREIQSLRGAAR; the protein is encoded by the coding sequence ATGGACCGGCTCAGCCCACTGGATGCGGCGTTCCTCGAGATCGAGGACGAAGACCCCAGCTCGTCGCTGGCCATCGCCTCGGTGGCGATCGCCGAAGGTCCCGCGCCCGCGCAGGAGGAGTTCACCGCCGCCGTGCTCGCGCGCCTGGCCGGGATTCCCCGGTACCACCAGAAGGTGCGGACGGTGCCGTTCGACCTCGGGCCGCCGGTCTGGGTGGACGACCCCGAGTTCGACCCGGCCGCGCATTTCGGCCGGGTCTCGCTCCCCGCGCCGCACGACCGGGCCGCGCTGAACGAACTGGTCGCGCTCCTGATGGGCGAGCGGCTCGAGCGCGAGCGGCCGCTGTGGGAGTTCTGGGTGATCGAGGGCCTGCCGGACGGGCGCTGGGCCATCCTGTCCAAAGTGCACCACGCGCTCGCCGACGGGCTCGCGGCGACCCGGCTCCAGACGATCCTGTTCGGGACGACCCCGGCCGCCCCGGAACCCGCGGCCGAGGCACCCGATCCCGGCGGCGTGAACCTGCTGCTGGACGCGGCGGGCAAGCTGCTGCGCACCCCGTGGGACCAGGCGCGGCTGCTGCTGCGCCAAGCCCGGCACCCGAACCGGCTGGCCCGCCGCGTCAGCGACGTCGCCCTCGGCCTCGCGTCGATGGCCTCCGCGCTGCTGCCCGCGTCCCCGAGCCCCCTCACCGGACCACTCGGCCGCGACCGGCGCTACTCGACCGTTTCGGTGCCGCTGGCCGAGGTCAAAGCCGTCGCCCGGGCGTTCGACGTCACGGTGAACGACGTGCTGCTGGCCGCCGTCACCGGCGGGCTCCGCGAACTGCTGCTGCAGCGCGGGGAAACCCTCGCCGCCGACAGCGTGCGGTCCCTGGTACCGGTGTCGGTGCGGACCGGCACGGACCTCGACAACGAAGTTTCGCTCCTGCTGCCGCTGCTGCCGGTCGACCTGGCCGACCCGGTGCAGCGCCTGCTCCGGATCCACCACCGGCTGGGCACGCTGAAGGCGGGCACGGAAGCCGCGGCCGGCGCCCTGCTCACCGCGACGGCCGCCCGCGAGCCGTTCGCCCCGGTGGCGTGGGCGATCCGGGCCGCCGCGCACCTGCCGCAGCGCAACATCGTGACGGTCACGACGAACGTGCGCGGGCCGGCGGAACCGCTCTCCGCGCTCGGGCGGCCGATCGTCGAGATGTACCCGTACGTCCCGATCGCTTTGCGGGTGCGGATCGGCGTGGCGATGCTCAGTTATGCCGGGCAGGTGACGTTCGGGATCACTTCCGATGCTGACGCGGTGCCGGAGACCGATGTGCTCGTGAAGGGGATCGAGCGGGAGATCCAGTCCCTGCGGGGCGCCGCGCGCTGA
- a CDS encoding IS110 family transposase codes for MDELDQIIERVAGVDLGKAGLVACVRVPSDRPGRRQQEVRSYDTFSRSLLELADWLRAERVTLVAMEATSSYWKPVFYLLEAEGFDCWLLNPKHVKHLPGRPKTDTLDAVWLAKVVERGMCRPSLVHPAPIRQLRDLTRYRRTLIQDRTREKQRLEKLLEDAQIKLSSVISDILGVSGREMLEAMIGGQRNPRVLAQLARTRMRTKIGVLEEALTGHFTDHHAFLTRTMIDRIDRISADVEKVNAAIEEAMAPFRAAAQRLDEITGIGIISAQELIAEIGVDMTRFPSPGHLVSWAKFAPIAHQSAATTGYGSTGKGNPWLAGTLGEVVAGLSRTRTFLGERYRRLVRRRGKKRAITAVGNSVLKIIWHLLSDPGARYQDLGQGYYADRYTTQRRRRTLIRDLERLTGQHVTLRPHAA; via the coding sequence GTGGACGAACTCGACCAGATCATCGAACGCGTGGCCGGGGTGGATCTGGGCAAGGCCGGTCTGGTCGCGTGTGTGCGGGTGCCCTCGGACCGGCCGGGCCGACGCCAGCAGGAGGTCCGCTCCTATGACACGTTTTCCCGGTCGTTGCTGGAACTGGCGGACTGGTTGCGGGCCGAGCGGGTGACCCTGGTGGCGATGGAGGCCACCAGTTCCTACTGGAAGCCGGTGTTCTACCTGCTGGAAGCCGAAGGGTTCGACTGCTGGCTGCTCAACCCCAAGCACGTCAAGCATCTGCCCGGCCGCCCGAAGACCGACACCCTGGACGCGGTCTGGCTGGCCAAGGTCGTCGAGCGCGGGATGTGCCGGCCCAGCCTGGTCCATCCCGCCCCGATCCGGCAGCTGCGGGATCTGACCCGGTATCGCCGCACCCTGATCCAGGACCGGACCCGGGAGAAGCAACGGCTGGAGAAACTGCTGGAAGACGCCCAGATCAAACTCTCCAGCGTGATCAGCGACATCCTGGGTGTCTCCGGCCGGGAGATGCTGGAGGCCATGATCGGCGGGCAACGGAACCCGCGGGTGCTGGCGCAGCTGGCCAGGACCCGGATGCGCACCAAGATCGGGGTACTGGAAGAGGCGCTGACCGGGCATTTCACCGACCACCATGCGTTCCTGACCCGCACGATGATCGACCGGATCGACCGGATCAGCGCCGATGTCGAGAAGGTCAACGCCGCGATCGAGGAGGCGATGGCTCCCTTTCGCGCCGCCGCGCAGCGGCTGGATGAGATTACCGGGATCGGGATCATCTCCGCCCAGGAACTGATCGCCGAGATCGGGGTCGACATGACCCGGTTCCCCAGCCCGGGGCATCTGGTCTCGTGGGCCAAATTCGCCCCGATCGCGCATCAGTCCGCCGCTACCACCGGCTACGGCTCCACCGGCAAAGGCAACCCGTGGCTGGCCGGGACCCTGGGCGAAGTCGTGGCCGGTCTCTCTCGCACCCGCACCTTCCTCGGGGAACGCTACCGGCGTCTGGTGCGCCGCCGCGGCAAGAAACGCGCCATCACCGCCGTCGGCAACTCCGTCCTCAAGATCATCTGGCATCTGCTGTCCGACCCCGGAGCCCGTTACCAGGACCTCGGCCAGGGCTACTACGCCGACCGGTACACCACGCAACGTCGCCGCCGCACCCTCATCCGTGACCTCGAACGCCTCACCGGCCAGCACGTCACCCTGCGACCTCACGCCGCCTAG